A single Chryseobacterium sp. DNA region contains:
- a CDS encoding glycerol-3-phosphate dehydrogenase/oxidase, with protein MKRNEELNKITSVKEWDFIVIGGGASGLGSALDAVSRGFKTLLLESHDFAKATSSRSTKLVHGGVRYLAQGDIGLVKEALKERGLLAKNAAHIVKNQSFIIPNYTWWGGIYYKIGLSIYDFLAGKLSLGKTRYIGKSKTIEKLPTIEQNHLMSGVVYQDGQFDDARLAVNLTQTIIEKGGTAVNYVKVINLLKDSSDKITGVVAEDQFSKQQYQIHGKVVINATGVFTNDILTMNNPKHGKLVVPSQGIHLVLDKSFLRSDDAIMIPKTSDGRVLFVVPWHDRALVGTTDTLLKEESFEPRALEEEISFVLNTARQYLSKKPTRENVKSVFAGLRPLAAPKDGSKSTKEVSRSHKVIASETGLISIIGGKWTTYRKMAEDTIDKAMQVHRLGNSLSKTEHMSIHGNVNPEQVDRSNHLYVYGSDIPTIKALQESNPRYLQKIHPDHAFTVAEIVWAVRNEMAETIEDILARRVRLLFLDARAAIDSAHAVARIIAEEKGYSEEWAQQQENEFIDLAKGYLLTPYSPKVINLN; from the coding sequence ATGAAACGAAACGAAGAACTCAATAAGATAACCAGTGTAAAGGAATGGGACTTTATCGTCATAGGAGGAGGAGCCAGTGGATTAGGTTCAGCATTAGATGCAGTAAGCAGAGGATTCAAAACTTTATTGCTTGAATCTCATGATTTTGCAAAAGCAACGTCCAGCAGAAGTACAAAACTCGTACATGGTGGCGTAAGATATCTTGCACAGGGAGATATCGGCCTGGTAAAAGAAGCCTTAAAGGAAAGAGGTTTATTAGCAAAAAATGCAGCGCATATCGTAAAAAATCAATCTTTCATTATTCCCAATTACACATGGTGGGGCGGGATTTATTATAAAATAGGATTATCCATTTACGACTTCCTTGCCGGAAAACTAAGTTTGGGAAAAACGAGATATATCGGCAAATCAAAAACCATAGAAAAACTGCCAACGATTGAGCAAAACCACCTGATGAGCGGAGTTGTTTATCAGGATGGCCAATTTGATGATGCCAGACTTGCGGTGAACCTTACCCAGACTATCATTGAAAAAGGGGGAACGGCTGTCAATTACGTAAAAGTCATTAATCTTTTAAAAGACAGTTCCGATAAAATAACCGGTGTAGTAGCGGAAGATCAGTTTTCTAAACAGCAATATCAGATTCATGGTAAAGTTGTGATCAATGCTACAGGGGTCTTTACGAATGATATTCTTACTATGAACAACCCTAAGCATGGCAAGCTGGTGGTTCCCAGCCAGGGTATTCATTTGGTGTTAGATAAATCTTTCCTGAGAAGTGATGACGCCATTATGATTCCTAAGACTTCGGACGGAAGGGTTCTGTTTGTTGTCCCTTGGCATGACAGGGCTCTGGTAGGAACTACAGATACTCTTTTAAAGGAAGAAAGTTTTGAACCCCGTGCTTTAGAGGAAGAGATCAGCTTTGTTTTAAATACGGCAAGGCAATATTTATCTAAAAAACCAACCCGTGAGAATGTAAAATCGGTTTTCGCAGGACTTCGCCCTCTTGCCGCTCCTAAGGACGGAAGCAAAAGCACAAAAGAAGTTTCACGAAGCCATAAAGTCATAGCTTCTGAAACCGGGCTAATTTCCATTATCGGAGGGAAATGGACTACCTACCGTAAAATGGCAGAAGACACCATAGACAAAGCAATGCAGGTTCACAGATTAGGAAATAGCCTGTCCAAAACAGAGCATATGTCTATTCACGGCAATGTGAACCCTGAACAGGTAGACAGAAGCAACCACCTTTATGTTTACGGATCGGATATTCCAACCATAAAAGCATTACAGGAAAGCAATCCGAGATATTTACAAAAAATTCACCCGGATCATGCTTTTACCGTTGCAGAAATTGTATGGGCCGTAAGAAATGAAATGGCAGAAACGATTGAAGATATTTTAGCCCGAAGAGTCCGCTTACTGTTTCTGGATGCCAGAGCAGCCATAGACAGCGCTCATGCCGTAGCAAGAATCATTGCTGAGGAAAAAGGATATTCTGAAGAATGGGCACAGCAGCAGGAAAATGAATTTATAGATTTAGCAAAAGGATATTTATTAACGCCTTATTCACCTAAAGTAATCAACCTTAATTAG
- the rplC gene encoding 50S ribosomal protein L3 yields the protein MSGIIGKKIGMTSLFNEEGKNIPCTVIQAGPCSVLQVRTLEKDGYKAVQLGFDDKSEKNVGKALAGHFKKAGSAPKAKLVEFYREFVDEVKVGEEVKVDLFAEGEFVDVTGTSKGKGFQGVVKRHGFGGVMQATHGQHNRLRAPGSIGAGSDPSRVFKGMRMAGRMGGKQVTVQNLQVLKVDQEQNLLVVKGAVPGAKNSYVIIRKWN from the coding sequence ATGTCAGGTATTATTGGTAAAAAAATCGGTATGACATCTTTGTTTAACGAAGAAGGAAAAAACATTCCTTGTACAGTTATCCAAGCTGGTCCATGCTCGGTTTTACAGGTCAGAACCTTAGAAAAAGACGGTTATAAAGCTGTTCAATTAGGTTTCGATGACAAGAGTGAGAAGAACGTTGGTAAAGCGTTAGCTGGTCATTTTAAAAAGGCTGGTTCTGCTCCTAAAGCTAAATTAGTTGAATTCTACAGAGAGTTCGTTGATGAAGTAAAAGTAGGAGAAGAAGTAAAAGTTGATTTATTCGCTGAAGGTGAATTTGTTGACGTAACAGGAACTTCAAAAGGTAAAGGCTTCCAGGGTGTTGTTAAAAGACACGGATTTGGAGGTGTAATGCAGGCAACTCATGGTCAGCACAACAGACTTAGAGCTCCAGGTTCTATCGGTGCTGGTTCAGACCCTTCAAGAGTATTCAAAGGGATGAGAATGGCTGGAAGAATGGGAGGTAAGCAGGTAACTGTTCAAAACCTTCAAGTGTTAAAAGTTGATCAAGAACAAAATCTTTTAGTAGTAAAAGGTGCTGTTCCGGGAGCTAAAAATTCTTATGTAATTATCAGAAAATGGAACTAG
- the rplD gene encoding 50S ribosomal protein L4 yields MELVVLNTSGKETGRKVTLDETVFGIEPNQHAVYLEVKQYLAAQRQGTHKAKERSEITASTKKLKKQKGSGSARYGDIKSPVFRGGGRVFGPKPRDYRFKLNKALKRLAKKSVLSQKMRDNSIKVLEDMSLNAPKTKDFISVLNALELNGKKSLFVLPEANKNVYLSSRNLPKTKVMNFNEISSYDLVNAGEIIFFEGAVEKFQENLKK; encoded by the coding sequence ATGGAACTAGTAGTATTAAATACATCAGGAAAAGAGACCGGAAGAAAAGTAACTCTAGACGAAACAGTATTCGGAATTGAGCCAAATCAGCACGCGGTTTACTTAGAAGTTAAACAGTATCTTGCTGCTCAGAGACAAGGTACTCATAAAGCAAAAGAAAGAAGCGAAATTACAGCTTCTACTAAAAAGCTTAAGAAGCAAAAAGGATCAGGATCTGCGAGATACGGGGATATCAAATCTCCAGTATTCAGAGGTGGAGGTAGAGTATTCGGACCAAAACCAAGAGACTACAGATTCAAATTGAACAAAGCTCTTAAGAGATTAGCAAAAAAATCTGTTTTATCTCAGAAAATGAGAGACAACAGCATCAAAGTTTTAGAAGATATGAGCTTAAACGCTCCTAAGACTAAAGATTTTATCAGTGTATTGAATGCATTGGAACTTAACGGTAAGAAGTCTTTATTCGTTCTTCCTGAAGCTAACAAGAATGTGTATTTATCTTCAAGAAACTTACCTAAAACTAAAGTAATGAACTTCAACGAAATCAGTTCTTACGATTTAGTAAACGCAGGTGAGATCATTTTCTTCGAAGGTGCAGTTGAAAAATTCCAGGAAAATTTAAAGAAATAA
- the rplW gene encoding 50S ribosomal protein L23 — protein MSIIIKPVISEKANYLTDLRGSYSFLVDPKANKIQIKKAVEAAYGVKVADVNTMIYAPKVSSKYTKKGLQVGKTNKLKKAVIKLAEGEVIDIFAVN, from the coding sequence ATGTCTATTATTATTAAACCAGTTATCTCAGAAAAGGCTAATTACCTTACAGATTTAAGAGGTTCTTATTCTTTCTTAGTTGATCCTAAGGCGAATAAAATCCAGATTAAAAAAGCTGTTGAAGCAGCTTACGGTGTAAAAGTAGCAGACGTTAACACAATGATTTATGCTCCGAAGGTTTCTTCAAAGTACACTAAAAAAGGTCTTCAAGTAGGAAAGACAAATAAATTGAAAAAGGCGGTAATCAAACTTGCTGAAGGCGAGGTTATCGATATTTTTGCTGTAAATTAA
- the rplB gene encoding 50S ribosomal protein L2: MSVRKLKPITPGQRFRIVNNFEEITTNKPEKSLTVGIKKSGGRNQTGKMTMRYTGGGHKKKYRIIDFKRNKANVEATVKSVEYDPNRTAFIALLEYADGEKRYIIAPNGIKVDQKVVSGESVEPNVGNAMKLKNIPLGTVISCVEMKPGQGAILARSAGSSAQLTSRDGKYAIIKLPSGESRMILTECMAMIGSVSNSDHQLTVSGKAGRSRWLGRRPRTRAVVMNPVDHPMGGGEGRSSGGHPRSRNGKPAKGYKTRKKNKVSNRYIVSKRK; encoded by the coding sequence ATGTCTGTTAGAAAATTAAAACCTATCACCCCGGGACAGAGATTCAGAATTGTAAACAATTTTGAGGAAATTACTACCAACAAACCAGAGAAATCTCTAACCGTTGGTATTAAAAAGTCAGGTGGACGTAACCAAACAGGTAAAATGACCATGCGTTACACCGGAGGTGGACACAAAAAGAAATACAGAATTATTGACTTCAAAAGAAACAAAGCAAACGTTGAAGCCACTGTAAAATCTGTAGAATACGATCCAAACAGAACTGCATTTATCGCTTTATTAGAGTATGCTGACGGAGAGAAGAGATACATCATCGCTCCAAACGGTATCAAAGTTGATCAGAAAGTAGTTTCAGGAGAAAGCGTTGAACCAAACGTAGGGAACGCAATGAAATTGAAAAATATTCCATTGGGTACTGTAATCTCTTGTGTTGAAATGAAGCCTGGACAAGGTGCTATTTTAGCAAGAAGTGCTGGTTCTTCAGCTCAATTAACTTCTAGAGATGGTAAATATGCAATCATCAAGTTGCCTTCAGGAGAATCAAGAATGATCCTTACTGAATGTATGGCAATGATTGGTTCTGTTTCCAACTCAGATCACCAATTAACTGTATCAGGTAAAGCTGGTAGAAGCAGATGGTTAGGTAGAAGACCAAGAACAAGAGCGGTTGTAATGAACCCGGTAGATCACCCAATGGGTGGTGGTGAAGGACGTTCTTCAGGAGGTCACCCAAGATCTAGAAACGGTAAACCGGCTAAAGGTTACAAAACTAGAAAGAAAAACAAAGTGTCTAACCGTTACATCGTATCTAAAAGAAAATAA
- the rpsS gene encoding 30S ribosomal protein S19, translating into MARSLKKGPFIHHTLDKKVQANIESGKKTVIKTWSRASMISPDFVGQTIAVHNGKSFIPVYVTENMVGHKLGEFSPTRSFRGHGGNKNKGSR; encoded by the coding sequence ATGGCAAGATCACTTAAGAAAGGACCGTTCATTCATCATACTTTAGATAAGAAGGTTCAGGCAAATATAGAGTCTGGTAAGAAGACAGTTATCAAAACTTGGTCTAGAGCATCGATGATCTCTCCGGACTTCGTAGGACAAACTATTGCTGTACACAACGGGAAATCTTTTATCCCTGTATATGTTACAGAAAACATGGTTGGTCACAAGTTAGGCGAATTTTCTCCAACAAGATCTTTCAGAGGTCATGGTGGTAACAAAAACAAAGGAAGCAGATAA
- the rplV gene encoding 50S ribosomal protein L22: MGSRKQDSSIARKEANKDVVKASLNNCPSSPRKMRLVADIIRGEQVDKALYILKYSKKEASNKLEKLLLSAIANWQVKNEGADIEEANLIVKEIFVDSARQLKRLRPAPQGRGYRIRKRSNHVTLILGNKEN; this comes from the coding sequence ATGGGATCAAGAAAACAAGATAGTTCAATCGCAAGAAAAGAAGCTAACAAAGACGTTGTAAAAGCTTCATTAAATAATTGCCCGTCTTCTCCAAGAAAAATGAGATTAGTTGCTGATATCATTAGAGGAGAGCAGGTAGATAAAGCTCTTTATATCCTTAAATATTCTAAGAAAGAAGCTTCTAACAAATTAGAAAAATTACTTCTTTCTGCTATTGCCAACTGGCAAGTGAAAAACGAAGGTGCGGATATTGAAGAAGCTAACCTTATCGTTAAAGAAATATTCGTGGATAGTGCAAGACAATTGAAGAGACTAAGACCAGCTCCACAAGGTAGAGGGTACAGAATCAGAAAAAGATCTAACCACGTTACATTAATCTTAGGTAATAAAGAAAATTAA
- the rpsC gene encoding 30S ribosomal protein S3, with amino-acid sequence MGQKTNPIGNRLGIIRGWDSNWFGGNDYGDRIAEDYKIRRYLEARLSKGGISKIYIERTLKLVTVTITTARPGLIIGKGGQEVDKLKEELKKLTGKDIQINIFEIKRPELDAVLVADSISKQIENRISYRRAVKMAMASTMRMGAEGIKVQISGRLNGAEMARSESFKDGRIPLSTFRADIDYHWAEAHTTYGRLGVKVWIMKGEVYGKRELSPLVGQQKKGGQSDRGNRGGDRDNRRPRKNNNNNNNN; translated from the coding sequence ATGGGACAGAAGACAAATCCAATTGGTAATAGATTAGGTATCATCAGAGGATGGGATTCTAACTGGTTTGGTGGAAACGATTATGGAGACAGAATCGCTGAAGACTACAAAATCAGAAGATACCTTGAGGCTAGATTATCTAAAGGTGGTATTTCAAAAATTTATATTGAAAGAACACTAAAATTAGTAACAGTTACAATTACTACTGCTAGACCGGGACTTATCATCGGTAAAGGAGGTCAGGAAGTTGATAAATTAAAAGAAGAGTTGAAAAAATTGACGGGTAAGGATATTCAGATCAACATCTTCGAAATCAAAAGACCTGAATTAGATGCAGTATTGGTAGCTGATAGTATTTCTAAGCAAATTGAAAACAGAATTTCTTACAGAAGAGCTGTTAAAATGGCAATGGCAAGTACTATGAGAATGGGTGCTGAAGGTATTAAGGTTCAGATCTCAGGAAGATTGAACGGTGCTGAAATGGCAAGAAGCGAATCTTTCAAAGACGGAAGAATTCCTTTGTCTACTTTCAGAGCTGATATCGATTATCACTGGGCTGAAGCTCATACTACTTACGGTAGACTAGGAGTAAAGGTTTGGATTATGAAGGGTGAAGTTTACGGTAAAAGAGAACTTTCTCCACTAGTAGGACAACAGAAAAAAGGAGGTCAGTCAGACAGAGGAAACAGAGGAGGAGACAGAGACAACAGAAGACCTAGAAAAAACAACAATAATAACAATAATAATTAA
- the rplP gene encoding 50S ribosomal protein L16, whose product MLQPKRTKFRRVHKMKMKGNAQRGSQLAYGTFGIKATEGAWITARQIEAARIAATRYMKREGQLWIKIFPDKPITKKPAEVRMGKGKGAVEYWVAVVKPGKIMFEIGGVPYEIAKEALRLAAQKLPVVTKFIVANDFVKPL is encoded by the coding sequence ATGTTACAACCAAAAAGAACCAAATTCCGTAGAGTTCATAAGATGAAGATGAAGGGGAATGCCCAAAGAGGGAGTCAACTTGCTTACGGAACTTTCGGGATTAAAGCTACGGAAGGAGCTTGGATCACTGCTAGACAAATTGAAGCGGCACGTATCGCTGCAACAAGATATATGAAGAGAGAAGGTCAGCTATGGATCAAAATCTTCCCAGATAAGCCAATTACTAAGAAACCAGCCGAAGTAAGGATGGGTAAAGGTAAAGGTGCTGTTGAATATTGGGTAGCTGTAGTAAAACCAGGTAAAATTATGTTCGAAATCGGAGGAGTACCTTACGAAATCGCTAAGGAAGCTTTAAGACTTGCTGCACAAAAATTACCAGTAGTTACTAAATTCATCGTTGCTAACGATTTTGTTAAACCTCTATAA
- the rpmC gene encoding 50S ribosomal protein L29, which produces MKNADIKNLSAGDIQAQLTEAKAQYSKLKLAHAISPIENPIQIKDLRRTIARLNTELTNKQ; this is translated from the coding sequence ATGAAAAATGCTGATATTAAAAATTTAAGCGCGGGTGATATTCAAGCTCAATTAACTGAAGCAAAAGCTCAATATTCTAAATTGAAATTGGCTCATGCAATCAGCCCAATTGAAAACCCGATTCAAATCAAAGATTTGAGAAGAACAATCGCAAGACTAAACACTGAGTTAACTAACAAACAATAA
- the rpsQ gene encoding 30S ribosomal protein S17: MDRNLRKERIGVVSSNKMEKTIVVSETTRVKHPMYGKFVLKTKKYTAHDENNECTEGDTVLIQETRPLSKNKRWRLVRIIEKAK; the protein is encoded by the coding sequence ATGGATAGAAATTTAAGAAAAGAAAGAATCGGAGTGGTTTCCAGCAATAAAATGGAAAAAACTATTGTTGTTAGTGAAACTACAAGAGTAAAGCACCCGATGTACGGTAAATTCGTTTTGAAAACGAAAAAATATACTGCACACGACGAGAACAACGAATGCACAGAAGGGGACACAGTTTTGATCCAAGAAACGAGACCTTTGAGCAAGAACAAAAGATGGAGATTAGTAAGAATCATTGAAAAAGCTAAGTAA
- the rplN gene encoding 50S ribosomal protein L14, translating to MLQTESRLKVADNTGAKEVLVIRVLGGTRRRYASVGDKIVVTIKDSTPSGNAKKGQVSKAVVVRTKKAVRRKDGSYIKFDDNACVLLNAAGEMRGTRVFGPVARELRDKEYMKIISLAPEVL from the coding sequence ATGTTACAAACAGAATCAAGATTAAAAGTTGCTGATAACACAGGTGCTAAAGAAGTATTGGTTATCAGAGTTCTGGGAGGAACCAGAAGAAGATATGCTTCAGTTGGTGATAAAATCGTTGTTACTATCAAAGATTCTACACCATCAGGAAACGCTAAAAAAGGTCAGGTATCTAAAGCTGTAGTAGTAAGAACTAAAAAAGCAGTAAGAAGAAAAGATGGTTCATACATCAAATTCGACGACAATGCTTGTGTATTACTAAACGCAGCGGGAGAAATGAGAGGAACTCGTGTTTTCGGACCAGTTGCTCGTGAGTTGAGAGACAAAGAATATATGAAAATCATTTCATTAGCTCCTGAAGTACTTTAA
- the rplX gene encoding 50S ribosomal protein L24: protein MSKLKIKRGDNVIITTGKKEIKGKTGEVIEVIKKEGKDPRVIVAGLNIVKKHVKPSAANPQGGITEKEASIHISNVALVGKDGKAIKIGYKIEGDKKVRINKKTGETL, encoded by the coding sequence ATGTCAAAGTTAAAAATAAAAAGAGGAGATAACGTAATCATTACTACCGGAAAGAAAGAAATTAAAGGGAAGACTGGTGAAGTTATTGAAGTGATCAAGAAAGAAGGAAAAGACCCTAGAGTAATCGTTGCAGGACTTAACATCGTTAAAAAACACGTTAAGCCTTCAGCTGCAAATCCTCAAGGAGGAATTACTGAAAAGGAAGCTTCTATTCATATCTCAAACGTAGCTTTAGTTGGAAAAGACGGAAAAGCTATCAAAATCGGTTACAAAATCGAAGGAGATAAGAAAGTAAGAATCAATAAAAAAACGGGTGAAACTTTATAA
- the rplE gene encoding 50S ribosomal protein L5 yields MEFIARPKKAYKEQIVPAMMEEFGYKSIMQVPRLEKIVVSQGLGDATADKKIIDYAVEELTNITGQKAVGTISKKDEAAFKLRKGMPVGAKVTLRAHRMYEFLDRLTSSALPRIRDFSGIKADGFDGRGNYNLGITEQIIFPEIVIDKVKKIQGMDITFVTTAKTDKEAKALLTHFGLPFKKN; encoded by the coding sequence ATGGAATTTATAGCAAGACCCAAAAAAGCATACAAAGAGCAAATTGTTCCTGCAATGATGGAAGAATTTGGGTACAAGTCAATCATGCAAGTACCTAGATTGGAAAAAATCGTTGTATCACAAGGTTTAGGTGACGCTACTGCAGATAAGAAAATCATTGATTATGCTGTAGAAGAGTTAACAAACATCACAGGACAGAAAGCAGTAGGAACAATCTCTAAGAAAGATGAAGCTGCCTTCAAACTAAGAAAAGGAATGCCTGTAGGTGCCAAAGTAACTTTGAGAGCTCACAGAATGTATGAGTTCTTAGACAGACTTACTTCTTCTGCTTTACCACGTATCAGAGATTTCTCTGGTATCAAAGCAGATGGTTTCGATGGTAGAGGTAACTACAACTTAGGTATTACTGAGCAGATTATCTTCCCTGAAATCGTAATCGACAAAGTGAAAAAAATCCAAGGGATGGACATCACTTTCGTTACTACTGCGAAGACAGATAAAGAAGCTAAAGCATTACTAACTCACTTCGGTTTACCATTTAAAAAGAACTAA
- the rpsN gene encoding 30S ribosomal protein S14: MAKESMKARERKREALVAKYADKRKALKEAGDYEGLQKLPKNASPVRLHNRCKLTGRPRGYMRTFGISRVTFREMANNGLIPGVRKASW; the protein is encoded by the coding sequence ATGGCTAAAGAATCAATGAAAGCGCGTGAGCGCAAAAGAGAAGCACTAGTTGCTAAATACGCTGACAAAAGAAAAGCTTTAAAAGAAGCTGGTGATTATGAAGGACTTCAGAAATTACCTAAAAATGCTTCGCCTGTAAGATTACACAACAGATGTAAATTAACAGGTAGACCAAGAGGATATATGAGAACGTTCGGAATTTCCAGAGTAACTTTCAGAGAAATGGCAAACAACGGTCTTATCCCAGGAGTAAGAAAAGCTAGTTGGTAA
- the rpsH gene encoding 30S ribosomal protein S8 — protein MVTDPISDFLTRVRNAQSAGHKVVEIPASKIKKEITKILFDQGYILNFKFEDNAVQGVIKIALKYDKQTNKPAIKSIQRASRPGLRQYKGSTELPRVLNGLGISIISTSKGVMTDKKAREEKVGGEVICYVY, from the coding sequence ATGGTAACAGATCCAATTTCAGATTTCCTAACAAGAGTAAGGAACGCACAAAGCGCAGGCCACAAAGTGGTGGAAATTCCTGCATCGAAAATCAAAAAGGAGATTACTAAGATCCTATTTGATCAAGGGTATATCTTAAACTTCAAGTTTGAAGATAACGCTGTTCAAGGAGTGATCAAAATCGCTTTAAAGTACGATAAGCAAACCAACAAACCTGCTATCAAGTCTATTCAAAGAGCTTCTAGACCAGGTTTGAGACAGTACAAAGGTTCAACTGAACTTCCAAGAGTACTAAACGGTTTGGGTATTTCTATCATCTCTACTTCTAAAGGAGTAATGACTGACAAGAAAGCTAGAGAAGAGAAAGTAGGCGGTGAAGTAATCTGCTATGTTTATTAA
- the rplF gene encoding 50S ribosomal protein L6, which translates to MSRIGKAIITIPAGVTVTENNGVVTVKGAKGELSQELTAGITLEQKDGELNVNRPSDSKQHKALHGLYRALIANMIVGVSEGFEKKLELVGVGYRASHTGQKLELALGFSHGIVLELPSEVKVDTLTEKGKNPIITLASHDKQLLGMVTAKIRSFRKPEPYKGKGVRFVGEIVRRKAGKSA; encoded by the coding sequence ATGTCAAGAATTGGTAAAGCAATTATAACAATTCCAGCTGGAGTTACAGTCACTGAAAACAACGGTGTCGTAACTGTAAAAGGAGCAAAAGGAGAACTTTCTCAGGAGCTTACGGCAGGAATTACTTTAGAACAAAAAGATGGTGAGCTTAATGTAAACAGACCATCTGATTCTAAGCAACACAAAGCGCTTCACGGTTTATACAGAGCGTTGATCGCTAACATGATCGTTGGTGTATCAGAAGGTTTCGAAAAGAAACTAGAACTAGTAGGGGTAGGATACAGAGCTTCTCACACAGGTCAAAAACTTGAGTTGGCTTTAGGATTCTCTCACGGTATCGTATTAGAACTTCCAAGTGAAGTAAAAGTTGATACATTGACTGAAAAAGGTAAAAACCCAATTATTACTTTAGCGTCTCATGACAAGCAACTTCTAGGAATGGTTACTGCAAAGATCCGTTCTTTCAGAAAGCCTGAGCCATACAAAGGAAAAGGTGTAAGATTCGTAGGAGAAATTGTTAGACGTAAAGCTGGTAAATCTGCTTAA
- the rplR gene encoding 50S ribosomal protein L18: MALSKLEKRIRIKRRVRGKISGSSELPRLSVYKSNKEIYAQLIDDKNGKTLASASSREKGVDAKGTKTEISAAVGKAIAAKAVAAGIESIVFDRNGFVYHGRVKALADGAREGGLKF, from the coding sequence ATGGCATTAAGTAAATTAGAAAAAAGAATAAGAATCAAAAGAAGAGTAAGAGGGAAAATCTCTGGTTCTTCTGAATTGCCAAGATTATCTGTATATAAAAGTAATAAGGAAATTTACGCTCAGTTAATCGACGATAAAAATGGTAAAACTTTAGCATCAGCTTCTTCTAGAGAGAAAGGGGTAGACGCTAAAGGTACTAAGACTGAAATTTCTGCTGCTGTTGGTAAAGCTATCGCTGCTAAAGCGGTTGCTGCAGGAATCGAAAGTATTGTATTTGACAGAAACGGTTTCGTATACCACGGTAGAGTAAAAGCTCTAGCTGATGGAGCGAGAGAAGGTGGACTTAAATTCTAA
- the rpsE gene encoding 30S ribosomal protein S5, which produces MLGLDNIERVKPGGLELKDRLVAVNRVTKVTKGGRAFGFSAIVVVGNEEGVIGFGLGKSKEVASAIAKAVEDAKKNLVKVPVMNHTIPHQTTARYGGADIFLRPASHGTGLIAGGAVRAVLESAGIHDILSKSKGSSNPHNVVKATFKALLDIRRPEEIARMRGVSLSKVFNG; this is translated from the coding sequence ATGTTAGGACTAGATAATATAGAAAGAGTAAAACCGGGAGGATTAGAATTAAAAGATCGTCTCGTAGCTGTTAACAGAGTAACAAAAGTAACTAAAGGAGGTAGAGCTTTCGGATTTTCTGCTATTGTTGTAGTAGGTAATGAAGAAGGTGTTATCGGTTTTGGTTTAGGAAAATCTAAAGAGGTTGCTTCTGCAATTGCTAAGGCAGTTGAAGACGCTAAGAAAAACCTTGTTAAAGTTCCAGTAATGAACCATACTATTCCTCACCAAACGACTGCTAGATACGGTGGTGCAGATATCTTCTTAAGACCTGCTTCTCACGGTACAGGACTGATCGCCGGTGGTGCGGTAAGAGCGGTATTGGAATCTGCTGGTATTCACGATATCCTTTCAAAATCTAAAGGATCTTCTAACCCTCACAACGTGGTGAAAGCTACTTTCAAAGCGTTATTGGATATCAGAAGACCTGAAGAGATCGCTAGAATGAGAGGAGTTTCTCTAAGTAAAGTGTTTAACGGTTAA
- the rpmD gene encoding 50S ribosomal protein L30, with protein MATIKVKQVRSAIGRTKTQKRTLEALGLKKLHQVVEHEATPSILGMIAAVSHLLEVQK; from the coding sequence ATGGCAACAATTAAAGTAAAGCAAGTAAGAAGCGCTATTGGTAGAACAAAAACCCAAAAGAGAACGCTTGAAGCATTAGGATTAAAAAAACTTCACCAAGTTGTAGAACATGAAGCTACTCCTTCTATCTTAGGAATGATAGCGGCAGTTAGTCATTTACTTGAAGTTCAAAAATAA